DNA sequence from the Armatimonadota bacterium genome:
CGTCGGTGGAGCGCCTGCTGGGTGAGCTAAGGGCAAGTTCGGCGCCTTCGGAGGAGGAAGTCCGGGCCGAGTACCGCCTCCGCCCGGACCGGTACCGGGAGCCTGAGGCGGCGTTCTTCCGGCAGGTGGTGGCCGTCGATCGTCCTTCGGCTGAGGAGGCGGCGAAGAGGATCCGGGCCGGTGAGTCCATCGAGAAAGTGGGGGAGGAGCTGGGCGCTGGCCGCACGGGGTTCGAGAAGGGTGCTGCGGAGCTGCGCATGTTCAGGGGGAACCCGGACCCAAGAGAGCCGGTGCTGTTCCGGCTGAAGCCAGGGGAGGTGAGCGATCCAGTGGAGGTGCCCGGGGGGTTTGCCGTGGTCCGGCTGGAGAGGAGGACGCCCGCGCGGCAGGTCCCCTTTGAGGAGGTCCGAGACCGGATCGCGGAGGCCCTGCACGCTCGGAAGGCCCAGACGGCCATCCGGGAGCTTGTGAAGGGGCTGCGGAGCCGGGCGAAGATCGAGCGGTTGCCGCTTCCAGAGGAGGCA
Encoded proteins:
- a CDS encoding peptidylprolyl isomerase, with amino-acid sequence SVERLLGELRASSAPSEEEVRAEYRLRPDRYREPEAAFFRQVVAVDRPSAEEAAKRIRAGESIEKVGEELGAGRTGFEKGAAELRMFRGNPDPREPVLFRLKPGEVSDPVEVPGGFAVVRLERRTPARQVPFEEVRDRIAEALHARKAQTAIRELVKGLRSRAKIERLPLPEEASTPPGSPVPSPRP